A window of Pullulanibacillus sp. KACC 23026 genomic DNA:
ATCGTGAAAAAGGTTAATCCACCAAAACAATAAACAAAAGCAGAGAAGTGATAGGCAGGGTTGACATGTTCAGGCACCTCGTGATCAGCGATATCACGCCAAAGCGGGGTGATATCTAACCGTTCATCCACCCAGTCGTAAATTTTCTGAATCATGATTAAGCCCCCTCTCTTTGATGAGCATTTCCAAGATAGACTTTCCCGTCTTTAACTTGTACGTCAAATACTTGGAGCGGCAGCGGCGGGGGTGTTCCTGGAATATTGATACCCATTTTAGTATAACGTCCACCATGACAAGGGCAGTGAAACTGATTTGGAAACGATGGGTCTGAATTCCACCCCACAGTGCAACCTAGGTGGGTACAAATTGGAGATAACGCCACAATGTCGTTACCTTGCTTAAATATGTAAGCGAGATTGATTTCATCAAACTCATGCCAACCATCTACTCTGTGTACGCTGAATTGGAAACGCTGGGGCTCATTTGTTAGTTTACTAACATCAGCCACCTGAACCATCGATCCCTTCGTTTTCGGACGAAGCAAAGGATCAATAGCAAAGCGTGCCATCGGCGCAATCATAGCAGCTCCCATGAAACCGCCTACACCCATAAGCGTGTAGTTGAGAAATTGGCGTCTGGTGACATCTTGCTCTTTGTTGCTCATATTTCCCCCCCTGTTCTATCGGAAATTCGAACACAAATTAAGTTCACACATAATACTAGGACATTCCCATGATAGCGCAATCTTCTGATAACTGTCAATAAATTTTCACAGTTATCGGAAACATCTCTCTCTTTGAATTTGCGAGTTTTTTTGTGGGCATCCATCCTATCCCGCTCGTTTAACGCATTCCTGCCACTTTTGAGTTAAATAGATTTGTTTCACCCACTTAACTTGCTTTACTTTGATTTCATATGGTTTTTTATTACCAGACATTCTTACACTTGAAAATGTTCACAAATTTTTCTTATTTATTAAAAATATTATGTCGGATTAATGCGTATTATAGGTGAAAATGGGGCACGGCGACTCGAACTCTATTTCATCTGCTTGATTGTTTTTGACTCAAGTAACGATAGACTTGCTTTCCAATTACTAGTGAACCTGCGGCGCCCCGAGCCAGGTTACCTCGTGTGACCTTGCAAAATCTAGAGTTGGCAACGCTTTAGAAACACCCGAGCTTCAAGTGTTTCCAGTCTCTCTATTTTCGCGTTAAAAAGGCTAAATTTAAAAGCTTGATCACTTTTGCAGTGACCAAGCCTGAGTAATTTTTTTCATGATTTGAGCAACTTGTTCGTTTAAATAATCTTGCTTATAGGTTGAATCCATGTGTTCAATCGGAATCGCAGGCATCCACACCACTTGAACATGCTCGCCCAGCTCGTCTGTTTGAGTACGGCTAAAATCTGGATCTGACACTAGACAAACGATGTGTTTGAAATCGCTTTCTTTTATTTCTTGAATCCAGGGCTGGAAGAGGTCTTTCTTTTCCGCCTCATCGATCTTCTTTAAATAAGTAAAAGGTGGACTTAAAATGACTCGCCCTTTCAATTGCCGTTCGGTCTCTTCCCCTAGAAGAAGGCTGTAGTGCCCCTCAACAACCGCATTGCCCATTTCATTTCCCCATTCAATCGGAACAAATGGAATAAGTACAGTATCAATATATGCTTTCTCTTTGACAGACACATCCATGTCTTTAACCGTCCACTTCATGAGTCTCCCCCGCTTTCTTCACATTGGATTACTCTCGTCACTGCCATCTTCATCTATTTCTTTTTGTAAGGCTTTCAGTTGGTTCGTTAAGGTTTGAAAGACTTGTTTGTCACGTTTGGCCAGGGCTTCATCAATGGCTTTTGTCAATTTATCCAACGTGAATCTTTTTTCAGAATTCAAAAGGATCCGAGACGCCTCATGCCCATATCGCTCTTCTATATTCATCTCGGCAAAAGGCG
This region includes:
- a CDS encoding ubiquinol-cytochrome c reductase iron-sulfur subunit, which encodes MSNKEQDVTRRQFLNYTLMGVGGFMGAAMIAPMARFAIDPLLRPKTKGSMVQVADVSKLTNEPQRFQFSVHRVDGWHEFDEINLAYIFKQGNDIVALSPICTHLGCTVGWNSDPSFPNQFHCPCHGGRYTKMGINIPGTPPPLPLQVFDVQVKDGKVYLGNAHQREGA
- a CDS encoding DUF2487 family protein; amino-acid sequence: MKWTVKDMDVSVKEKAYIDTVLIPFVPIEWGNEMGNAVVEGHYSLLLGEETERQLKGRVILSPPFTYLKKIDEAEKKDLFQPWIQEIKESDFKHIVCLVSDPDFSRTQTDELGEHVQVVWMPAIPIEHMDSTYKQDYLNEQVAQIMKKITQAWSLQK